In the genome of Planctomyces sp. SH-PL62, the window TGGGACTGGAAACCAGAACGGCCTCGGGAGTCTTTCAACTCCCGAGGCCGTCGTGTTTTGGGCCGCGTGCGGCTTTGTCGCTGAGTACACCCGATAGGATTTGAACCTATAACCTTTAGCTCCGGAGGCTAACGCTCTATCCAATTGAGCTACGGGTGCGTCTGACGGGTCTTATTCCACCCTGGATGAGGAGGTTTGTCAAGACGGCGGCGGCGGAACCGGGGTTTGGGTCGCGGGGGAGGGGGCGGGAAGGTAGAATCAGGCCGCCCGCGGCGCTCGGCCGGCGTCGGGAGGACGCGCCAGGTCCAGGAGGATGAGTCGGTTGATCGAGAGCCCCATCGCGTCGGAACGGCGTCTGACTTTCCTAGGCACCGGGACGTCGTCGGGCGTCCCCGTGCTGGGCTGCGACTGCTCGGTCTGCATGTCGGACGACCCGCGCAACAATCGGACCCGTCCCAGCGTGTTGCTGACGTTCCCGGCGGGGAACCTGCTCATCGACACCGGCCCCGAGATGCGCATGCAGCTCTTGCGCGAGGGGGTGCGGCGGGTGCACGCGATCGCCTACACCCATCCCCACGTCGACCACCTCTTCGGCCTGGACGACGCCCGCGTGTTCCCCAGGTGGATCGGCGGCCCCGTCCCGGTCTACTGCGAGGCCGACACCGAGGACTACATCAAGCGGGTCTTCTCGTACGCCTTTCGCGAGGAGACGCGGGCCTGGCCGCCGGGCTTCGTCCCCAAGATCGACTTCGAGCGGCTGGTGCCTTACAAGGCGTTTGAGGTCCTCGGCGAGACGATCCTGCCGGTGCGGCTCCACCACGGCCGGTTCGAGGTCCTGGGGTTCCGGGTCGGCGGCCTCGCCTATTGCACCGACGTCAACCGCATCCCCGAAGAGACCTTCGAGGCGCTCCAGGGGCTCGACGTCCTGATCCTCGACGCCCTCCGGTTCGACCCCCACCCGACGCACTTCCACCTGGACGAGGCGCTCCGGGTGGTCGAGCGGCTGAAGCCCCGGCGGGCGCTGTTCACGCATTGCTCGCACGAGTTCGACCACGCCCGGGTCGACGCGATGCTGCCGCCGCACGTCCGGCTCGCCTTCGACGGGCTGGTGGTGCCGTTCTAGGCTTGGGCGGGCCCTTCGGATACGGCTTGCGGGCCGAGACGCGGGGAGAATACGATATCCCGCCGGTCGATCCCCCCGACGGGTCGATCCCCTCCCGGCCTCCGGGCCGAGCTTCGGCGGCGTCCCGGACGGCCCCGAGCGAGCGTCCGTCGCGGGTCACCTTCGCGAAGCGGGCGAGGATCGGACGTTTTCAACCGAACGGGCATCGAGGGCGGCGCAGTGCTGTTCAATTCGCCGGAATTCTTCGTCTTCTTCCTGATCGTCTACGCCCTGTACCGCCTGCTGGACCTGCGGGGCCAGAACCGCATGCTCCTGGCCGCCAGCTATCTCTTTTATGGCTGGTGGGACATCCGGTTCCTCTATCTCCTGGTCCTCTCGACGGCCCTGGACTATTGCTGCGGCCTGCTCCTGGGGCCGGGCCGCATCCCGGGGCGCGACCGCCTCAAGGTGTCGGTGCTGACGATCCTCGCCAGCCTCCTCTTCGTGACCCTGGACTGGAAGGCCGTGCGCTGGGTCGACCCGGCGGCGTTCCGGTCGCCCGGAGAGCCGGCGGCCGGCTCCTGGGGGACGATCGCGGTCGATTGGGGCCGATTGGTCTCGCCCGACTGGCTCGGCGTCTCGGTGCTGGTCGGGACCGTCGCGGCGGTCTTCGCGGCCAACCTGCTGTATTACCCGCTCACGAACATGCAGGCGGATCGTCGGCGTCGGGTCGGCGTCTGGCTGACGGTCGGGGCCAACCTGACGCTGCTGGGCTTCTTCAAGTATTTCAACTTCTTCATCGACAGCTTCGCGAGGATGCTCGAACCGATGGGGGTGCCGGTGGAGTCGCTCCACCT includes:
- a CDS encoding MBL fold metallo-hydrolase gives rise to the protein MSRLIESPIASERRLTFLGTGTSSGVPVLGCDCSVCMSDDPRNNRTRPSVLLTFPAGNLLIDTGPEMRMQLLREGVRRVHAIAYTHPHVDHLFGLDDARVFPRWIGGPVPVYCEADTEDYIKRVFSYAFREETRAWPPGFVPKIDFERLVPYKAFEVLGETILPVRLHHGRFEVLGFRVGGLAYCTDVNRIPEETFEALQGLDVLILDALRFDPHPTHFHLDEALRVVERLKPRRALFTHCSHEFDHARVDAMLPPHVRLAFDGLVVPF